The following coding sequences lie in one Rhizobium binae genomic window:
- a CDS encoding mandelate racemase/muconate lactonizing enzyme family protein, which produces MPEAYSADEALNRVNTHSRPSDLRITDMRVAEITGAPFASVLLKIYTNQGIVGLGEVRDGASATYALMLKSRLLGENPCNIDRLFRRIKQFGGHGRQGGGVSAIEIGLWDLAGKAYGVPIYQMLGGRFREKVRVYCDTDATVPSGTETGKRLRQRMELGFTFLKMDLGLMQIADVPGAVVFPAGSLEGYRTSPVRGPLKTIEERRIRNASYDLHNVPHPFTGLHFSDKGLDLLEQYIAEVREVIGMDVPLAIDHVGHISMQNGIRLARRIEKYVPAWLEDVIPWQYTEQYRQLQNSTTVPICTGEDIYLKEGFEPLLNSGGVSVVHPDLLTSGGILETKKIGDMAQDRGVAMAIHMAESPIAAMAAAHVATATENFMALEYHSADVDWWDDIVTGIPKPLVKNGFITVSDKPGLGIDDVVDEVILQHLQPGVAGIWQPTDHWDDEYSWDRTWS; this is translated from the coding sequence ATGCCAGAGGCATATTCGGCCGACGAGGCGCTCAATCGGGTGAACACGCATTCCAGGCCGTCAGACCTTCGCATCACCGACATGCGGGTAGCCGAAATTACCGGAGCGCCGTTCGCCTCGGTGCTGCTGAAGATTTACACCAACCAGGGCATCGTCGGGCTGGGAGAGGTGCGCGACGGCGCCAGCGCCACCTACGCGCTGATGCTGAAGAGCCGGTTGCTGGGTGAGAACCCTTGCAACATCGATCGACTGTTTCGCCGGATCAAGCAATTCGGTGGGCACGGCCGGCAGGGCGGCGGCGTATCGGCGATTGAAATCGGGTTGTGGGATCTTGCCGGCAAGGCCTATGGCGTCCCTATCTACCAGATGCTCGGCGGCCGCTTTCGGGAGAAAGTACGCGTTTACTGCGATACCGACGCCACAGTGCCGAGTGGCACCGAAACCGGCAAGCGCCTCAGGCAGCGCATGGAGCTCGGCTTCACCTTCCTGAAGATGGATTTGGGACTGATGCAGATTGCGGATGTGCCCGGTGCGGTCGTGTTTCCCGCCGGTTCACTGGAAGGGTACCGAACCAGTCCCGTTCGGGGGCCTCTGAAGACCATAGAAGAGCGGCGGATCCGCAACGCTTCGTACGATCTGCATAACGTCCCGCACCCGTTTACCGGTCTGCACTTTTCGGACAAGGGCCTCGATTTGCTCGAGCAATACATCGCCGAGGTCCGTGAGGTCATCGGCATGGATGTGCCGCTGGCGATCGACCATGTCGGCCATATCTCGATGCAGAACGGCATTCGCCTTGCCAGGCGAATTGAGAAATACGTGCCCGCCTGGCTCGAGGATGTAATCCCGTGGCAGTATACGGAGCAGTATCGACAACTGCAGAACTCCACCACGGTGCCAATCTGCACCGGCGAGGATATATACCTCAAGGAAGGCTTCGAGCCGCTGCTCAACAGCGGCGGGGTCTCCGTTGTCCACCCTGACCTGCTCACCAGTGGAGGCATCCTCGAGACCAAGAAGATCGGCGACATGGCGCAGGACCGGGGTGTCGCCATGGCCATCCACATGGCAGAAAGCCCGATCGCCGCGATGGCCGCCGCACATGTTGCGACCGCGACTGAAAATTTCATGGCGCTCGAATACCATTCCGCCGATGTCGACTGGTGGGACGATATCGTCACCGGCATTCCCAAGCCGCTGGTGAAAAATGGCTTCATCACTGTTTCGGATAAGCCGGGCCTGGGCATCGACGACGTGGTCGACGAAGTGATCTTGCAGCATCTGCAGCCCGGCGTTGCCGGCATCTGGCAGCCCACGGATCACTGGGACGACGAGTATTCCTGGGATCGCACCTGGAGCTGA
- a CDS encoding carbohydrate ABC transporter permease yields the protein MSTIAEATYRGRAHRRARIDGWRWGGRIFLVFMLLYTALPMIWMLITSIKSGFAAMQFPPQWWPDQPTLASYQKLLDPQNSVGQDFLRFFWNSLFVSTTTTILSVIVAVPAAYAFSRFTFPGRNFLFFAVLLRNMFPAVIFLVPLFILMRAIGLVNTHGSLVLTYLTFGLPLAIWLLKGFYDNIPVQLEQAARIDGATRFQAFLLIVMPLSAPGIIATAIYSFIGAWNEYIYAYTFLSKNEQLTLPVGIQRFFSENTTDFPGLMAASFMMSVPVVVLFLVLQRYFVRALTEGAVKH from the coding sequence ATGAGCACAATTGCCGAGGCCACTTATCGAGGCCGAGCCCATCGCCGCGCGCGGATCGATGGATGGCGGTGGGGCGGGCGTATCTTCCTTGTTTTTATGCTGCTTTACACCGCATTACCGATGATCTGGATGCTGATCACGTCGATCAAGTCCGGCTTCGCGGCCATGCAATTCCCGCCGCAATGGTGGCCGGACCAACCCACCCTCGCCAGCTATCAGAAGCTGCTCGACCCGCAAAACAGCGTCGGCCAGGACTTCCTGCGCTTTTTCTGGAACAGCCTTTTCGTTTCAACTACCACGACCATCCTTTCGGTGATCGTGGCCGTTCCTGCTGCCTACGCATTTTCGCGCTTCACCTTCCCCGGCCGCAACTTTCTGTTTTTCGCCGTTTTGCTTCGCAACATGTTTCCGGCAGTGATCTTTCTCGTGCCGCTCTTCATCCTGATGCGCGCGATCGGGTTGGTGAACACGCACGGGTCGCTTGTTCTGACTTACCTAACATTCGGCCTGCCGCTGGCAATCTGGCTCCTCAAGGGCTTCTACGACAACATCCCGGTGCAACTCGAACAAGCGGCGCGCATCGACGGGGCAACGCGGTTCCAGGCCTTTCTCCTGATCGTCATGCCGCTCTCGGCGCCGGGAATCATCGCCACCGCGATCTATTCCTTCATCGGCGCATGGAATGAGTACATCTACGCCTACACCTTCCTCTCCAAGAACGAGCAGCTGACTCTGCCGGTCGGCATCCAGCGCTTCTTCTCGGAAAACACGACGGACTTTCCGGGTCTTATGGCGGCCAGCTTCATGATGAGCGTGCCGGTCGTCGTCCTGTTCCTTGTCCTTCAACGATACTTCGTACGCGCCCTCACCGAAGGCGCGGTCAAGCACTAG
- a CDS encoding mandelate racemase/muconate lactonizing enzyme family protein, translating to MKITSVRPWLIKSDASYWGEFLFVEVTTDEGLSGWGEITTTTRLANRALCTILRQIGAALMGEDPARIEYLWHKIFRSFTYMGSRGAAVECVSAIDIALWDIRGKVLGKPIYELLGGPVRDEIALYTHPNQAKFTSKEAVAREIRDIVESGHTALKFDPFPYQGSASGGLAREQRNGYLDGSMTRKDEREAAELTALIRETAGADVDILIDAHGRFDVPTAIRLCRSLEEAGQIDWFEEPCPPESLNALRQVREKVSAAISWGERGHTKWDFVPVLENRLADYIMPDVTWTGGITELKKISALCEAYYIPVSPHDAAGPINVVAGAQVMMTVPNFYKLETSEWNLGKYDHLIDTPLDVSNGSLTLTPRPGLGVEMNREYLQDHEIELD from the coding sequence ATGAAGATCACCAGCGTTCGGCCGTGGCTAATCAAGTCCGATGCTTCTTATTGGGGAGAGTTTCTGTTTGTCGAAGTGACGACCGACGAGGGGCTGAGCGGCTGGGGAGAGATCACCACCACGACAAGGCTCGCCAATCGGGCCCTCTGCACGATCCTGCGGCAGATCGGCGCCGCTTTGATGGGCGAGGACCCGGCGCGCATCGAGTATCTTTGGCACAAGATATTCCGCAGCTTCACCTACATGGGCAGTCGCGGCGCCGCCGTCGAATGCGTGAGCGCCATCGACATAGCCCTCTGGGACATCCGGGGCAAAGTCCTTGGCAAGCCGATATACGAGCTCCTGGGCGGACCGGTGCGCGATGAAATCGCGCTCTACACCCATCCCAACCAGGCCAAGTTTACCAGCAAGGAGGCGGTGGCCAGGGAAATTCGAGACATCGTCGAGTCCGGTCACACCGCGCTCAAGTTCGATCCTTTCCCATACCAGGGCAGCGCCTCTGGTGGACTGGCTCGCGAACAACGAAACGGCTACCTCGACGGCAGCATGACGCGCAAGGATGAGCGTGAGGCGGCCGAACTCACCGCCCTGATCCGCGAAACGGCGGGCGCTGACGTCGACATCCTCATCGATGCGCATGGCCGGTTCGACGTTCCCACCGCCATTCGCCTTTGCCGCAGTCTCGAGGAGGCCGGTCAGATCGACTGGTTCGAGGAACCCTGTCCGCCCGAGAGCCTCAACGCCCTCAGGCAGGTCCGCGAGAAGGTCAGCGCCGCTATATCCTGGGGGGAGCGCGGCCACACGAAATGGGATTTCGTGCCGGTGCTCGAAAACAGGCTCGCCGACTACATCATGCCCGACGTCACCTGGACCGGAGGCATTACCGAACTCAAGAAGATTTCTGCCCTGTGCGAAGCCTACTACATCCCCGTCTCGCCGCATGACGCCGCAGGGCCGATCAACGTGGTTGCCGGAGCACAGGTGATGATGACCGTTCCGAATTTCTACAAGCTTGAAACGTCAGAATGGAACCTCGGCAAATACGATCACCTGATCGACACGCCGCTCGATGTTTCCAACGGCAGCCTCACGCTTACGCCCAGGCCGGGTCTCGGCGTTGAGATGAACCGCGAATACCTCCAAGACCATGAGATAGAGCTCGACTAG
- a CDS encoding ABC transporter substrate-binding protein codes for MTSLSLGGVAVRGTVSTALMVSLMSVSALGAPVDLSQWSPQYVRSIAGTQEFDTAADCGKVTPLDYKGRLTFWYQGVFEGDPDLLRQYYKDFFETFRKTYPNIQLEEQALTYNDLLDKFRTALLGNAAPMAVRLQILGGTEFASKGYLQPLKPEDVGYSTEDFWPGAMKAVTWEGVTYGIPTNNETMAFIWNADIFKRAGLDPDKAPATWDDVVKYSKQIHDKLGIAGYGLVARKNAGNTPYRFMPQLWAYGGGVFDEATANPTYKEVQLNSPQSKAALQASYDMYVRDKSVPVSALTNQQADNQPLFLAGQLGMMISHPSDYNVMLDLQKKTTGSDKEKAQTVIDNMRYGLIPTGPDGKRAVVFGGSNIHILKPEYVEGGKVDELAAKAIICMWTSPEWSLKMAYAGSNPGNLNGFKTKWMKERLDNIKFLDVTTSMLPYGIPFPALPQSPEIMNIIVPDMLQNALTGAMTVDQAADDAAKKVKDLMDGGL; via the coding sequence ATGACGAGTCTTTCGCTCGGCGGTGTCGCTGTACGCGGCACTGTATCCACTGCTTTGATGGTATCGCTGATGTCCGTGTCTGCGCTCGGTGCGCCGGTCGACTTGAGTCAGTGGTCACCGCAATATGTGCGCTCCATAGCCGGCACGCAGGAGTTCGACACGGCGGCCGATTGCGGCAAGGTCACCCCGCTCGACTATAAGGGGCGGCTGACATTCTGGTATCAGGGCGTATTCGAGGGCGACCCCGACCTCCTGCGCCAGTATTACAAGGACTTCTTCGAGACCTTCCGCAAAACCTACCCAAACATCCAGCTTGAGGAACAAGCCCTCACCTACAACGATCTGCTGGACAAGTTCCGGACCGCGCTTTTAGGCAATGCCGCGCCCATGGCGGTCCGCCTGCAGATCCTCGGCGGCACCGAGTTCGCCTCAAAGGGCTATTTGCAGCCGCTCAAGCCCGAGGACGTAGGCTATTCGACCGAGGATTTCTGGCCTGGCGCCATGAAGGCGGTGACTTGGGAGGGGGTGACCTACGGTATCCCGACCAACAACGAGACGATGGCGTTCATTTGGAACGCCGACATCTTCAAGCGTGCAGGTCTCGATCCCGATAAGGCTCCGGCAACCTGGGACGACGTCGTCAAATATTCCAAGCAGATCCACGACAAGCTCGGCATTGCCGGTTACGGCCTCGTGGCCCGCAAGAATGCGGGTAATACGCCATACCGCTTCATGCCGCAGCTGTGGGCCTATGGCGGCGGCGTCTTCGACGAAGCGACCGCCAATCCGACTTATAAGGAGGTCCAACTCAATAGCCCGCAGAGCAAGGCGGCATTGCAAGCCTCCTACGACATGTATGTTCGCGACAAGTCGGTTCCGGTTTCGGCGCTCACCAACCAGCAGGCCGACAACCAGCCCCTCTTCCTCGCTGGCCAGCTCGGCATGATGATCTCGCACCCGTCCGACTACAACGTCATGCTCGACCTGCAAAAGAAGACGACGGGCAGCGACAAGGAAAAAGCCCAGACCGTCATCGACAACATGCGCTACGGCCTCATTCCGACTGGCCCCGATGGCAAGCGTGCCGTCGTGTTTGGCGGCTCCAACATCCACATCCTAAAGCCCGAATACGTCGAGGGCGGCAAGGTGGACGAGCTGGCTGCAAAGGCTATCATCTGCATGTGGACGAGCCCCGAATGGTCGCTGAAGATGGCCTATGCCGGCTCGAACCCGGGCAACCTGAACGGCTTCAAGACCAAGTGGATGAAGGAGCGTCTTGATAACATCAAGTTCCTTGATGTCACGACTTCGATGCTGCCCTACGGCATCCCGTTCCCGGCGCTGCCACAGTCGCCTGAGATCATGAATATCATCGTCCCGGACATGCTGCAGAATGCTCTGACCGGGGCCATGACGGTCGACCAAGCAGCGGACGACGCAGCCAAGAAGGTAAAAGACCTGATGGACGGCGGACTCTAA
- a CDS encoding GntR family transcriptional regulator, protein MAETSEFRAQPPEGIDATGASSEGASVYQLIRDDIIEGRLAANERLVITDLARRHGTSTNPVREALQLLRGEGFVTFVPNRGARVRPIDQDFVRDIYEIGVLIEPSLTRWFVNMATVEDIAELERIQSLIEENNFTETVRHSELDTAFHTVMYRKHYNRHAAELWWKHREVLRAVGRRFDFTLARRAAILSEHRELIAHVKAGRANEAAELIARHVEGSGRHILEHMRARNAARAG, encoded by the coding sequence TTGGCCGAAACAAGCGAATTTAGAGCGCAGCCCCCTGAGGGGATCGATGCTACAGGGGCCTCGAGCGAGGGGGCGTCTGTTTACCAGCTGATCAGGGACGACATCATCGAAGGGCGGCTCGCAGCCAACGAGCGGCTCGTCATCACCGATCTCGCCCGGCGCCACGGCACCTCGACCAACCCGGTGCGGGAGGCTTTGCAACTGTTGCGCGGGGAGGGCTTTGTCACCTTCGTTCCCAACCGCGGAGCGCGCGTCCGGCCCATCGATCAGGACTTTGTTCGGGATATCTACGAGATAGGCGTTTTGATCGAGCCGTCACTGACGCGCTGGTTCGTGAATATGGCGACGGTGGAGGACATTGCTGAACTAGAACGCATCCAAAGCCTCATTGAAGAGAACAACTTTACCGAAACGGTAAGGCATAGCGAGCTGGACACCGCCTTTCATACGGTCATGTATCGGAAGCACTACAACCGCCATGCTGCCGAGCTTTGGTGGAAGCATCGCGAAGTGCTTCGAGCCGTGGGCCGCCGCTTCGATTTTACCCTTGCCCGGCGTGCAGCGATCCTGAGTGAGCATCGCGAGCTTATTGCGCATGTCAAAGCCGGAAGGGCGAACGAGGCAGCCGAACTTATTGCACGCCATGTCGAAGGCTCAGGGCGGCACATCCTCGAACACATGCGTGCGCGTAACGCCGCTCGCGCCGGATGA
- a CDS encoding carbohydrate ABC transporter permease: protein MTILTGKAEAHRRLQPDRSAVLRNIWEHRADYAYVLPAIAVMLIVIAYPIYYTIELSFFNTPPGLQLRDKIFVGFDNYAAILTSAVFWKVTSNTLIWTLGSTLVSFVLGFACALALHRDFVGRGILRAILIIPWVISAVAASYIWKWIYHSDFGIIGAVLVGLGWADRPPNFIDSVSTVLPSLIVVNIWREFPFAMIMMMAGLQTVPDQLLRAAKVDGANAWQRFWHVTFPHLRNVSTVTILLLAVANFNSFIIPWIMTGGGPSNASHIWITHIYELAFGRQRWGVASAYSVLLFLILMSLGYFYVRALSGNEQRGGSE, encoded by the coding sequence GTGACGATCTTGACTGGCAAGGCCGAGGCTCACCGAAGACTGCAACCCGATCGGTCAGCCGTGCTGCGAAACATCTGGGAGCATCGCGCCGACTACGCGTACGTGCTTCCCGCGATCGCCGTGATGCTTATCGTCATCGCCTACCCGATCTACTACACGATCGAACTGTCGTTCTTCAATACACCGCCTGGCCTGCAGCTCCGGGACAAGATCTTCGTCGGTTTCGACAACTACGCCGCCATCCTCACAAGTGCGGTGTTCTGGAAGGTCACCTCGAACACTCTCATCTGGACACTGGGATCCACTCTCGTTTCATTTGTCCTGGGATTTGCCTGCGCCCTGGCGCTCCATCGCGACTTTGTCGGCCGCGGCATCCTACGCGCCATCCTCATCATTCCCTGGGTCATCAGCGCGGTCGCCGCGTCCTATATCTGGAAGTGGATCTACCATTCCGACTTTGGAATAATCGGTGCGGTGCTGGTCGGCCTGGGATGGGCCGATCGGCCGCCGAATTTCATCGACAGTGTCAGCACAGTGCTGCCCTCGCTGATCGTCGTCAATATCTGGCGGGAGTTTCCGTTTGCCATGATCATGATGATGGCTGGTCTGCAGACGGTTCCCGATCAGTTGCTGCGCGCCGCAAAGGTCGACGGAGCCAATGCGTGGCAACGGTTCTGGCACGTCACCTTTCCGCACCTGAGAAACGTCTCGACGGTGACGATCCTTCTGCTGGCGGTGGCCAACTTCAATTCTTTCATCATCCCGTGGATCATGACCGGCGGCGGGCCATCGAACGCATCGCATATCTGGATCACCCACATTTATGAACTCGCCTTCGGCCGACAGCGCTGGGGAGTGGCATCGGCTTATTCGGTCCTGCTGTTCCTGATCCTGATGTCGCTCGGCTACTTCTACGTCCGTGCGCTGAGCGGTAACGAACAGAGGGGTGGAAGCGAATGA